One Hippocampus zosterae strain Florida chromosome 4, ASM2543408v3, whole genome shotgun sequence genomic window carries:
- the LOC127599276 gene encoding exostosin-2 has translation MYASGKYSSRGPALIPRMKTKHRIYYITLFSVVLFGLIATGMFQFWPHSIESTADWTVDKRSVHDAPLMRLQVSSPIPERGDLSCRMHTCFDVYRCGYNPKNRIKVYIYPLQRFVDELGVPISSTGLSREYNDLLSAISDSDFYTDDVNRACLFVPSTDVLNQNSLRIRETAQALAMLPRWNKGMNHLLFNMLPGGPPDYNTALDVPRDRALLAGGGFSTWTYRQGYDVSIPVYSPLSADVELPERQPGPRRYFILSSQTAIHREYRAELERLKEENGEALLLLDKCSNLSHGAASARKRCYKGQVYDYPQILQESSFCVVLRGARLGQAALSEVLQAGCVPVILADSYILPFSEVLDWKRASVVIPEEKLSEMYTILKSIPHRQVEEMQRQARWFWEAYFSSMKAIGLTTLQIINDRIYPYAAQTYEQWNNPTVVKWSSVNSPLFLPLIPPRAPGFTAVVLTYDRVDSLFRVITEISKVPSLAKLLVVWNNQNKSPPEESLWPKVGVPLKVVRTKENKLSNRFFPYDEIETEAVLAIDDDIIMLTSDELQFGYEVWREFPDRLVGYPGRLHLWDHEMGKWKYESEWTNEVSMVLTGAAFYHKYFNYLYTYKMPGDIKNWVDAHMNCEDIAMNFLVANITGKAPIKVTPRKKFKCPECTAIDGLSLDQTHMVERSECINKFASVFGTMPLKVVEHRADPVLYKDDFPEKLKSFPNIGSL, from the exons ATGTATGCCTCTGGGAAATACAGCTCCCGGGGACCTGCTCTTATCCCACGGATGAAAACCAAGCACCGTATATACTACATCACACTCTTTTCTGTGGTGTTGTTTGGCCTCATCGCCACTGGGATGTTTCAGTTCTGGCCTCACTCCATTGAGTCCACCGCTGATTGGACCGTAGACAAGCGCAGTGTTCATGATGCTCCCCTGATGCGCCTCCAAGTCTCGAGTCCCATTCCTGAAAGGGGAGACCTTAGCTGTCGCATGCACACCTGTTTTGATGTGTATCGGTGTGGCTACAATCCTAAGAACCGAATCAAG gtttACATCTATCCCCTGCAGAGATTTGTTGATGAACTTGGGGTTCCCATCAGCAGCACTGGACTTTCGCGTGAATATAACGACCTTCTCAGCGCCATTTCGGACAGCGACTTTTACACTGATGATGTCAACAGGGCTTGCCTTTTTGTCCCATCAACCGATGTTCTGAATCAGAACTCCCTGCGAATTAGAGAGACTGCCCAGGCTCTTGCAATGCTACCTCG gtggaaCAAGGGGATGAATCATCTACTTTTTAACATGCTGCCAGGAGGCCCACCAGACTACAACACTGCTTTGGATGTGCCCAGAGACAG AGCGCTCCTGGCTGGAGGCGGCTTCTCCACATGGACGTACAGACAAGGTTACGATGTCAGCATCCCAGTTTACAGCCCCCTCTCTGCTGATGTTGAGCTCCCCGAGAGACAGCCTGG ACCTCGCCGCTACTTCATCCTGTCATCTCAAACAGCCATTCACCGGGAGTACAGGGCTGAACTTGAACGCCTGAAGGAAGAAAATGGCGAAGCTCTGCTTCTTTTGGATAAGTGTAGCAATCTCTCCCACGGAGCTGCCTCTGCTCGAAAGCGCTGTTACAAGGGACAAGTGTATGACTACCCGCAGATCCTGCAG GAATCCTCCTTTTGTGTGGTGCTGAGAGGTGCACGTTTGGGTCAGGCTGCTCTTAGTGAGGTGCTCCAAGCCGGTTGTGTCCCTGTCATCCTTGCTGACTCCTACATTCTTCCTTTTTCTGAAGTTCTTGACTGGAAACG GGCATCAGTGGTTATCCCAGAAGAGAAGCTCTCGGAGATGTATACCATCTTGAAGAGTATTCCGCACAGACAAGTGGAGGAGATGCAGAGACAG GCACGCTGGTTCTGGGAAGCCTATTTCAGCTCCATGAAGGCCATTGGCCTGACGACGCTGCAGATCATTAATGACCGCATCTACCCATATGCTGCACAAACATATGAGCAGTGGAACAATCCAACTGTTGTG AAGTGGTCCAGTGTGAACAGTCCCCTCTTCTTGCCACTTATTCCACCAAGAGCGCCCGGGTTCACAGCAGTGGTGCTGACCTACGATCGAGTCGACAGTCTTTTCCGAGTCATCACAGAAATTTCCAAAGTTCCTAGCTTGGCTAAGTTGCTGGTCGTGTGGAATAACCAGAACAAGAGTCCTCCTGAGG AATCTCTTTGGCCTAAGGTTGGTGTGCCTCTCAAAGTTGTGCGCACCAAAGAGAACAAGCTGAGTAACCGCTTTTTCCCCTATGACGAGATCGAGACTGAAGCTGTGTTGGCCAtcgatgatgacatcatcatgttGACATCTGATGAACTGCAGTTTGGCTATGAG GTATGGAGGGAGTTCCCTGACAGGCTTGTGGGTTACCCAGGGCGACTGCACCTGTGGGACCATGAAATGGGAAAGTGGAAATACGAATCGGAGTGGACCAACGAAGTCTCCATGGTTCTAACGGGCGCTGCTTTTTACCATAAG TACTTCAACTACTTGTACACGTACAAGATGCCTGGAGACATCAAGAACTGGGTCGATGCACACATGAACTGTGAAGATATCGCTATGAACTTTCTCGTGGCCAACATTACTGGCAAAGCCCCCataaag GTGACCCCCAGAAAGAAGTTCAAGTGTCCTGAGTGCACCGCCATCGATGGGCTGTCCCTGGATCAGACGCACATGGTGGAGAG
- the LOC127599877 gene encoding exostosin-2-like — MYASGKYSSRGPALIPRMKTKHRIYYITLFSVVLFGLIATGMFQFWPHSIESTADWTVDKRSVHDAPLMRLQVSSPIPERGDLSCRMHTCFDVYRCGYNPKNRIKVYIYPLQRFVDELGVPISSTGLSREYNDLLSAISDSDFYTDDVNRACLFVPSTDVLNQNSLRIRETAQALAMLPRALLAGGGFSTWTYRQGYDVSIPVYSPLSADVELPERQPGPRRYFILSSQTAIHREYRAELERLKEENGEALLLLDKCSNLSHGAASARKRCYKGQVYDYPQILQESSFCVVLRGARLGQAALSEVLQAGCVPVILADSYILPFSEVLDWKRASVVIPEEKLSEMYTILKSIPHRQVEEMQRQARWFWEAYFSSMKAIGLTTLQIINDRIYPYAAQTYEQWNNPTVVKWSSVNSPLFLPLIPPRAPGFTAVVLTYDRVDSLFRVITEISKVPSLAKLLVVWNNQNKSPPEESLWPKVGVPLKVVRTKENKLSNRFFPYDEIETEAVLAIDDDIIMLTSDELQFGYEVWREFPDRLVGYPGRLHLWDHEMGKWKYESEWTNEVSMVLTGAAFYHKYFNYLYTYKMPGDIKNWVDAHMNCEDIAMNFLVANITGKAPIKVTPRKKFKCPECTAIDGLSLDQTHMVERSECINKFASVFGTMPLKVVEHRADPVLYKDDFPEKLKSFPNIGSL; from the exons ATGTATGCCTCTGGGAAATACAGCTCCCGGGGACCTGCTCTTATCCCACGGATGAAAACCAAGCACCGTATATACTACATCACACTCTTTTCTGTGGTGTTGTTTGGCCTCATCGCCACTGGGATGTTTCAGTTCTGGCCTCACTCCATTGAGTCCACCGCTGATTGGACCGTAGACAAGCGCAGTGTTCATGATGCTCCCCTGATGCGCCTCCAAGTCTCGAGTCCCATTCCTGAAAGGGGAGACCTTAGCTGTCGCATGCACACCTGTTTTGATGTGTATCGGTGTGGCTACAATCCTAAGAACCGAATCAAG gtttACATCTATCCCCTGCAGAGATTTGTTGATGAACTTGGGGTTCCCATCAGCAGCACTGGACTTTCGCGTGAATATAACGACCTTCTCAGCGCCATTTCGGACAGCGACTTTTACACTGATGATGTCAACAGGGCTTGCCTTTTTGTCCCATCAACCGATGTTCTGAATCAGAACTCCCTGCGAATTAGAGAGACTGCCCAGGCTCTTGCAATGCTACCTCG AGCGCTCCTGGCTGGAGGCGGCTTCTCCACATGGACGTACAGACAAGGTTACGATGTCAGCATCCCAGTTTACAGCCCCCTCTCTGCTGATGTTGAGCTCCCCGAGAGACAGCCTGG ACCTCGCCGCTACTTCATCCTGTCATCTCAAACAGCCATTCACCGGGAGTACAGGGCTGAACTTGAACGCCTGAAGGAAGAAAATGGCGAAGCTCTGCTTCTTTTGGATAAGTGTAGCAATCTCTCCCACGGAGCTGCCTCTGCTCGAAAGCGCTGTTACAAGGGACAAGTGTATGACTACCCGCAGATCCTGCAG GAATCCTCCTTTTGTGTGGTGCTGAGAGGTGCACGTTTGGGTCAGGCTGCTCTTAGTGAGGTGCTCCAAGCCGGTTGTGTCCCTGTCATCCTTGCTGACTCCTACATTCTTCCTTTTTCTGAAGTTCTTGACTGGAAACG GGCATCAGTGGTTATCCCAGAAGAGAAGCTCTCGGAGATGTATACCATCTTGAAGAGTATTCCGCACAGACAAGTGGAGGAGATGCAGAGACAG GCACGCTGGTTCTGGGAAGCCTATTTCAGCTCCATGAAGGCCATTGGCCTGACGACGCTGCAGATCATTAATGACCGCATCTACCCATATGCTGCACAAACATATGAGCAGTGGAACAATCCAACTGTTGTG AAGTGGTCCAGTGTGAACAGTCCCCTCTTCTTGCCACTTATTCCACCAAGAGCGCCCGGGTTCACAGCAGTGGTGCTGACCTACGATCGAGTCGACAGTCTTTTCCGAGTCATCACAGAAATTTCCAAAGTTCCTAGCTTGGCTAAGTTGCTGGTCGTGTGGAATAACCAGAACAAGAGTCCTCCTGAGG AATCTCTTTGGCCTAAGGTTGGTGTGCCTCTCAAAGTTGTGCGCACCAAAGAGAACAAGCTGAGTAACCGCTTTTTCCCCTATGACGAGATCGAGACTGAAGCTGTGTTGGCCAtcgatgatgacatcatcatgttGACATCTGATGAACTGCAGTTTGGCTATGAG GTATGGAGGGAGTTCCCTGACAGGCTTGTGGGTTACCCAGGGCGACTGCACCTGTGGGACCATGAAATGGGAAAGTGGAAATACGAATCGGAGTGGACCAACGAAGTCTCCATGGTTCTAACGGGCGCTGCTTTTTACCATAAG TACTTCAACTACTTGTACACGTACAAGATGCCTGGAGACATCAAGAACTGGGTCGATGCACACATGAACTGTGAAGATATCGCTATGAACTTTCTCGTGGCCAACATTACTGGCAAAGCCCCCataaag GTGACCCCCAGAAAGAAGTTCAAGTGTCCTGAGTGCACCGCCATCGATGGGCTGTCCCTGGATCAGACGCACATGGTGGAGAG